The following DNA comes from Candidatus Neomarinimicrobiota bacterium.
GGAAAAATTAATTCTTTCTGAGACAAATATTCTATCTCTTTATAAAATATTAAAGGCTAAGTATGATGAAATAATGAGTAACTGAAAGGTGAAAGGGAGGTTGATATGAGTTTAAATCTAAGTGTTGATTTAGAAAACATGTATAGTATCCTTCAAAATTTCCCACAACAAATACGAGAAGCCATAGAAATAGGGAAAAGGCTACAACTTAATAAAAAGATTGATATTAATAATATTGTTTATTGTGGAATGGGGGGTTCCGCCATAAGCGGGGATTTCGTTAAAAATTATTTGCGAGGAGATTTGAAAATACCTATTGAAGTTGTGAGAAATTACACCTTGCCCGGTTATGTTGATGAGTATTCACTGGTAATTTTAGTTAGCTATTCAGGTAACACTGAAGAGACAATTTCCTGCTTTAATGAAGCGGTTGAGAAAAAGGCACGTGTTGTTTGCGTTTCAAGTGATGGAAAGATAAAAGATATGTATGATCAGCTAATAAGTCGAGAAGAGAGGATAGCTTTTATCGAAGTGCCGAAAGGATATCCACCAAGGACAGCCTTTGGTTACTTATTTGTGCCATTAGTATTTCTTTTAAATAAAATGGGTTATATTCCTGACAATTATACAAAAGAAATTGAGGACTCGATTGATTTTCTTGACGAATGTGCGGAAAGGTTTGATCTTGAAAATAGCCCAAATTACCCATATGAATTAGCTCTATCTCTGATGAATAGAATACCTATTATCTATGGAGTAGCTGATTCAACCGATGTAATAGCACGCAGATGGACAACCCAGTTTTCTGAAAATAGCAAGATACTTGCATATTATAATTCGCTCCCTGAAATGAATCACAATGAAATAGTCGGCTGGGAGAACCTTAAGGAACTATTAAAAAATTTCAATATAGTTTTCCTGAAGGATTCTGGAGATCATGATAGAATAAAATTAAGGCAAAATATCACAAAGAAGCTCCTTGTGGATAAAAATGATGAGTTATTACCGAATAAAGTAATTGAAGTGAATTCCAAAGGGAATACATTGCTTGAAAGATGGCTATATCTTGTTTATCTCGGAGATTTTATCTCATGGTATATTGCTAT
Coding sequences within:
- a CDS encoding bifunctional phosphoglucose/phosphomannose isomerase, whose product is MSLNLSVDLENMYSILQNFPQQIREAIEIGKRLQLNKKIDINNIVYCGMGGSAISGDFVKNYLRGDLKIPIEVVRNYTLPGYVDEYSLVILVSYSGNTEETISCFNEAVEKKARVVCVSSDGKIKDMYDQLISREERIAFIEVPKGYPPRTAFGYLFVPLVFLLNKMGYIPDNYTKEIEDSIDFLDECAERFDLENSPNYPYELALSLMNRIPIIYGVADSTDVIARRWTTQFSENSKILAYYNSLPEMNHNEIVGWENLKELLKNFNIVFLKDSGDHDRIKLRQNITKKLLVDKNDELLPNKVIEVNSKGNTLLERWLYLVYLGDFISWYIAIMFETDPTPVQKIDILKKSLSQ